In bacterium, the genomic window GGAATAAATGGCCACGCCACCGCAGTGAATAACCCCGCCAGAACCACAAAGGCGCTCAGCATAGCGTACATCAGCAGAAATATAGATCGTACGCTGAAACCGACAAGTCGTGCAACCGAATTCATAACTAGCGCACTCATCATCTGATCTAGTCCTTGCGCACCGGTGACTCGATCCTCCTTCCAAGGAGCAAACAAGGTGCGTACCATCTGACGAACGGAAAAGACATTATACAGACGCTTCAGCCAAATCTTCGCGACTTCTAAGACATGTAGCCATGCCCAACTGTACCACCAAGAGATGGCATCAAATAATACCATGTCTCCATGGTAACAAACTCCTTATGGTTTCAGCAAAAACTACAATTCGATTGTTTGTCCGCCGACAGCTTTCGCGAAGTAGCTATCATGGGAAATATACAGTATAGCACCAGTGTATTTCTTGAGTGCACTCTCGAGCTCTTCGATAGATGGGAGGTCGAGATGGTTTGTCGGTTCGTCAAGGATGAGTAAGTTTGGCCGATGCGCCAGCATGGCGATAAGCTGCACCCGGGCTTTTTGCCCTCCAGAAAGCTGCCGTACTGGCACTTCACTATCACTGTGCTCGAAGAGATATTCGATCAATGTCTGAGTGATGGCTTCATGATTGACAGCCTGGCCAGACGTACGATAAATCTCAGCTATAGCAGCTCCCAGTGTAATGTCGAGATAAGCTGCATCAATTTCCTGCTTGTAGCGACCAATGACAAGCTGTGGAGAGCAGTCGATATAGCCATCGAAGATAGTGCTTGCGAATTTCTTGCCTGTAGCCGTGGCGCACAAAACATCGACAAATGTTGTCTTGCCGGCACCATTGCGCCCAACAATTTGCACCCGTTCACCAGTTCGCACCGAAAAGCTTACATCCTTAAATAGCGGCGCATCATACCCAAGAGCTAATACGTCGACCAGTACAAGCTGCTGGGAATGACTCGCAACGTCAAGGTCTTTGTCTTTAATTCGGATATTCTTTGTCTTATACTTCTGATATTGTGCAGCCTGACTGGTCTTCAACTCAGCACTCGACGTTTGATCAATCCAAATAGTAGGTTTCACCAGGCTTTCTTCTAAGTGGGCGATTTCTTTTTCGAATCGCCGCACGAGTGGGATAAAGGGGTTTGGTGACTGCTTCGAGCGCTGCTTTTTTATCTGCGCGAGCTTGAGTGCTTCACGCCGATTTTCCAACGTCTTCACAGTGACCTCGTATTGGTGCATGGCAGACACATTTGACGTCGCATTTTGCTTCAGAAAATCTTTATAACTACCCGGATAAGAATGTAATTGTCGATCCTTGAGCTCGACGATGCGATCGACTGCTGCCAATACATCTCGATCGTGAGAGATCACCAATACGCCAGACTGCGTGTTTTTGAGCCATTCTACAAAGACTCCCTTTGCCACATAGTCCATATGGTTAGTCGGTTCGTCAAGAATTAATAAATCGGCGCCTGAATACTCAACCTGCACTAGCTGCGCAAAACGCTTCTGGCCGCCAGAAAGACGCATAAATGGCCCGTCGATTTGTGAGTCTTGAAGCTGGTAGGCTCGTAGTGACGCTCTTACCTGATCAACTATATGATAATAGCCAAACTGGGCGTACCTCTCCAGGGCATCAGAATATTCAGTGATTTTATCGAGATCCTCCCCCATCAAATTCGGATATTCTTCAATGATCTGAGTTAGCGTACGATATTCTCGCAAGCCATCGAGTACATAATCGAGCACCGAAACACCAGGCCGAGCAGCTTGTTCTTGGTCGGTCGTAATCATGACGAGTTTCGGCCTGCGCTCCACCATGCCGATATAATCACTATCAGCTCCATCCATAATCCGAAGTAGTGTTGTCTTTCCTGTGCCATTACGACCAATTAACCCAACCTTCTCAGATTCCTGCAGCTTGAGTTCGGCATTCTTGATTAGCAGCTTCGAGCCGTTTGCCTTTTCTTCGATTTGCGCACTAATAAGCATGCGTCTGAGTGTATCTGAGCTGATACATGCGGTCAATAAAAAGCTCCAGGTCTACAGAAGAAAACCTGGAGCGAGTAATTAGCTGGCAGCAGTCAACTCGCGGCCGCGCTTAGCGGCAGCCTGAGTCTGCCTTTGTCGGCTAATGGGGGCTCGGCCTGGCACACCGTGCGGCTGGCCAGCGGCCTTGTAACAGGCTTCGTGGAAGTGATCCACGCGGCTCCACTTGCCCTTGACGTAGACATTGCAGATGACCTGCTTGGCTCGGAACTTGGCCTGGAACTTGATCCGCTGGCCACAGCCCGGACAGTCGGCGTAGAGACCTGCTTCGATGTCGCGCAACACTGCGCGAGATTCGCGAGGGATGCTACCCTGATCTGCGGCGAAATGATCACTGGACGTAGACGGCTTCTTTTTTGCCATGAGGTACTCTCCCTTGGGGAGGCGACTGGGTCATTCACTGACGTGAATGCAGATAATTATACGAGTTTAGGCCGTATTGTCAAGCCCTAGAACTATGAGGCGTCGTCACCGTACGAAAGTTCAGCAAAAAAACGCTCCCCCTTTGGCGTCGTGTCTATAAGTGCTACCAAATCCGCCATACTAGCCATGAAGTCGCCTTCACTGAAGTCAGACTCCATATCGCCCCAGAAAACTTTGCCAGCTTCATGATTTTCGATCAAATATCCACTTGGAGCCATGCAATAAAACAAGTGAAAGAAGATCTCGCTCACTGCCTTCTTGTCCTCGCTGATCGTGATGTAGCCATCCCCCTTGTGCTCTAAATCACCAGTGAGGCCTGTCTTATTGAGCAAGATTCGTTGCGCTGCATCTTTAAGTAATTCTCCTTTGTGCAATTTTCCATACGGAAACCCAGCTTGCCCCAGAAGCGGCTGGATCTTACGCTTCAAGAGTAACCATCGCCCTAAGCGATCTCGGCAAGCCAAGAGGATTACTATGCGCGGCTGTACGCGCGATCGCAGCGTCTGTAGGCTCAGAGTGTCGACATAGCGCTTACCTGTGGACGTGAGTGTATATGTCCCCCATCCGGTCCGCTGCACATAGCCGAGATCTTTCAGCACCTTAAGGTGATAGGTAAATAAATTACTACCAATATCT contains:
- a CDS encoding ABC-F family ATP-binding cassette domain-containing protein, with the protein product MLISAQIEEKANGSKLLIKNAELKLQESEKVGLIGRNGTGKTTLLRIMDGADSDYIGMVERRPKLVMITTDQEQAARPGVSVLDYVLDGLREYRTLTQIIEEYPNLMGEDLDKITEYSDALERYAQFGYYHIVDQVRASLRAYQLQDSQIDGPFMRLSGGQKRFAQLVQVEYSGADLLILDEPTNHMDYVAKGVFVEWLKNTQSGVLVISHDRDVLAAVDRIVELKDRQLHSYPGSYKDFLKQNATSNVSAMHQYEVTVKTLENRREALKLAQIKKQRSKQSPNPFIPLVRRFEKEIAHLEESLVKPTIWIDQTSSAELKTSQAAQYQKYKTKNIRIKDKDLDVASHSQQLVLVDVLALGYDAPLFKDVSFSVRTGERVQIVGRNGAGKTTFVDVLCATATGKKFASTIFDGYIDCSPQLVIGRYKQEIDAAYLDITLGAAIAEIYRTSGQAVNHEAITQTLIEYLFEHSDSEVPVRQLSGGQKARVQLIAMLAHRPNLLILDEPTNHLDLPSIEELESALKKYTGAILYISHDSYFAKAVGGQTIEL
- a CDS encoding NUDIX domain-containing protein, which codes for MHHIQRSILGKLMGGEALRYAELKPSDIGSNLFTYHLKVLKDLGYVQRTGWGTYTLTSTGKRYVDTLSLQTLRSRVQPRIVILLACRDRLGRWLLLKRKIQPLLGQAGFPYGKLHKGELLKDAAQRILLNKTGLTGDLEHKGDGYITISEDKKAVSEIFFHLFYCMAPSGYLIENHEAGKVFWGDMESDFSEGDFMASMADLVALIDTTPKGERFFAELSYGDDAS